A window of the Miscanthus floridulus cultivar M001 chromosome 14, ASM1932011v1, whole genome shotgun sequence genome harbors these coding sequences:
- the LOC136503862 gene encoding ATP-dependent DNA helicase PIF1-like: protein MMKTQGVEALDNSLRDIMDHPNLPFRGKTMVFGVDFRQVLPVVRRGPRAKIVGASLRMSYLWNSIRHLKLVRNMRAKSDPWFAEYLLRIWGGSEEANGDGEIGLPDDICIPQTRKDSDLDTLIDCIFPVLNANMSKKSYITSQAILSQQNNWVDMINMKMISRFQGDEMVYHSFDSAVDDPHNYYPSKFLNTLTPNGLPPHVLKLKIGCPVILLRNIDLAGGLCNGTRLVVRGFPRNIIDAEIMVGNHAGKRIFLPRIPLCPSDDEMFLF from the coding sequence atgatgaagacgcaagGTGTCGAGGCGCTAGACAACAGCCTCCGTGATATCATGGACCATCCTAACCTGCCGTTTAGGGGGAAGACTATGGTGTTTGGTGTAGATTTCAGGCAGGTTCTCCCAGTTGTTCGAAGAGggccaagggctaaaatagttgGTGCCTCACTACGGATGTCGTACCTTTGGAATTCCATACGACATCTCAAACTGGTGCGCAACATGAGAGCAAAGAGTGACCCATGGTTTGCAGAATACTTGCTACGCATCTGGGGAGGCTCTGAGGAGGCTAATGGTGATGGTGAAATCGGCCTTCCTGATGATATATGCATACCACAGACTAGGAAAGATAGTGATCTTGATACATTAATTGACTGCATATTCCCTGTCCTCAATGCCAATATGTCAAAGAAGAGCTACATCACCTCACAAGCAATATTATCTCAGCAAAACAACTGGGTTGATATGATTAACATGAAGATGATAAGTCGTTTCCAAGGGGATGAGATGGTGTACCATAGCTTTGACAGTGCGGTGGATGATCCACACAACTACTACCCATCTAAGTTCCTCAACACTTTGACCCCCAACGGTCTCCCTCCACATGTATTAAAGCTCAAGATTGGGTGCCCGGTCATATTGCTAAGGAACATTGACCTTGCGGGTGGACTTTGCAATGGAACCAGGCTGGTTGTTCGAGGGTTCCCAAGAAATATTATCGATGCAGAAATTATGGTCGGAAACCATGCCGGAAAGCGAATATTCCTACCACGGATTCCGTTATGCCCCTCGGATGACGAGATGTTCCTATTCTAG